In the Drosophila takahashii strain IR98-3 E-12201 chromosome 3R, DtakHiC1v2, whole genome shotgun sequence genome, one interval contains:
- the Gnpat gene encoding dihydroxyacetone phosphate acyltransferase: protein MISNSYLKRGFRRFKAEFKGKHTFTFNTQSSLAVDYLNSFESVKRSAMERNPVTVTGGGGGGVGATESSDQEEKKSLPSAADYMRNFKNIIAPGNEASMTREFNPQVAYEFEKYLNPQKLKQHVLRSDKLRSILEHYAKESGQPVKQLERQAKAIIDEIGLERNMAIIRWCGIAITAIGKRICDGFYVNSASMANVRKDMGKCPVLYLPSHRSYMDFILMSYICYYYDIEIPGIAAGMDFHSMFGMGTMLRKTGAFFMRRSFSNDELYWDIFREYMYALVANYHIGVEFFIEGTRSRNFKALVPKIGLLSMALLPYFTGEVPDVMIVPVSVAYERVLEEQLFVYELLGVPKPKESTKGFFKALKIIDERFGKMFLDFGEPISVKEFFGHDSGQRMQRAGVGGSLQKLNRQEVELVKQLANEIIYQQQRRIVITTFNLLSLYYASQLYAQKSVNIDELSRGVLHLKRIFEQLGAHCSTSPSSIKADIIDAVEIHANILNFASARLQFTPMAAKQLAERIDVKRLKAHALCPQTMAVAVPMLALQLYINPCMFWLARPAYLLLAALKEQRNQERQSTDISYEASLSALHAHVTSMDALFQHEFIIESNREAAEFETHLQLLLDERVVELEQSGRIKVQDNECSHVILAALAPFLCLYYQLVVTLRKIPLELEFSNKDLLVRVQQHVEQLLQQPGGSASHVHPYCLALDNLNIAIYALIQRGYIVKCRDSGQMKIAGTPGKCLRELETQLLEYCQLMPFAQYSTAANQQAQFHIAKL from the exons ATGATTTCAAACTCTTATCTCAAGCGAGGTTTTAGGCGATTTAAGGCTGAATTTAAGGGTAAACACACGTTCACCTTTAACACGCAATCGTCTCTCGCCGTTGATTACCTCAACAGCTTTGAATCT GTGAAACGCAGCGCGATGGAGAGGAATCCAGTCACGGTaaccggcggaggaggaggaggagtaggAGCTACTGAATCCAGTGATCAGGAGGAGAAGAAGTCACTTCCCAGTGCCGCTGATTACATGAGGAACTTCAAGAACATCATAGCGCCGGGAAATGAGGCCTCCATGACCAGGGAGTTCAATCCGCAGGTGGCCTACGAGTTCGAAAAGTATCTCAATCCGCAGAAACTCAAGCAGCATGTGCTGAGAAGCGATAAGTTGCGATCCATCCTAGAACACTATGCCAAGGAATCGGGACAGCCGGTGAAGCAGCTGGAGCGGCAGGCCAAGGCGATCATCGATGAAATCGGTCTCGAGAGGAATATGGCCATTATCCGATGGTGTGGAATAGCCATCACGGCGATCGGGAAGCGGATCTGCGATGGATTCTACGTCAATTCGGCCAGCATGGCCAATGTGCGCAAGGATATGGGCAAGTGCCCGGTCCTCTATCTCCCAAGTCATCGCAGCTACATGGACTTTATCCTGATGTCCTACATCTGCTACTACTACGACATCGAGATACCAGGAATAGCAGCCGGAATGG atttCCACTCGATGTTTGGAATGGGCACAATGCTGCGGAAGACTGGAGCCTTCTTCATGCGGCGCAGCTTCTCCAACGACGAGCTCTACTGGGACATTTTCCGGGAGTACATGTACGCACTGGTGGCCAATTACCACATCGGTGTGGAGTTCTTTATCGAGGGCACTCGCTCGAGGAATTTCAAAGCACTGGTGCCCAAAATAGGACTCCTTTCGATGGCCCTGCTACCTTATTTCACTGGCGAAGTCCCGGATGTGATGATTGTGCCAGTGAGTGTGGCCTACGAACGAGTCCTCGAGGAGCAACTGTTTGTCTACGAGCTGCTGGGAGTGCCCAAACCCAAGGAGTCGACGAAGGGTTTCTTCAAGGCCCTGAAAATCATCGACGAGCGCTTCGGCAAGATGTTCCTGGACTTTGGCGAACCTATCTCAGTTAAGGAATTCTTTGGACACGACAGTGGACAGCGGATGCAGCGAGCAGGAGTTGGTGGTAGCCTGCAGAAGCTCAATCGCCAGGAGGTGGAGCTGGTCAAGCAGCTGGCCAATGAGATTatctaccagcagcagcgacgCATCGTCATCACCACCTTCAATCTGCTGAGCCTCTACTATGCCAGTCAATTGTATGCGCAGAAGAGTGTGAATATCGATGAGCTGTCCCGTGGTGTTCTGCATCTCAAGCGGATCTTCGAGCAGCTGGGAGCCCATTGTAGCACTTCACCGAGTAGTATAAAAGCGGATATAATCGATGCCGTGGAGATAcatgcaaatattttgaatttcgcCAGCGCCCGACTGCAATTTACACCAATGGCAGCCAAGCAATTGGCGGAACGCATCGATGTGAAACGCCTGAAGGCACATGCCCTCTGTCCACAAACCATGGCAGTGGCTGTTCCGATGCTCGCCCTTCAGCTCTACATTAATCCCTGCATGTTCTGGCTGGCCAGACCCGCCTATCTGCTCCTCGCGGCGCTAAAGGAGCAAAGGAATCAGGAAAGGCAATCAACTGACATCTCTTACGAGGCCAGTTTGAGTGCCCTGCATGCGCATGTGACCAGCATGGATGCCCTGTTCCAGCACGAGTTCATCATTGAATCGAATCGCGAGGCAGCCGAGTTTGAGACACAtctgcagctgctcctggACGAACGGGTGGTGGAGTTGGAGCAGAGCGGACGGATCAAGGTGCAGGATAATGAGTGTTCGCATGTCATCCTAGCCGCCCTGGCGCCTTTCCTCTGCCTCTATTACCAACTGGTGGTCACGTTAAGAAAG ATCCCTTTGGAACTGGAGTTCAGCAACAAGGATCTTCTGGTACGCGTCCAGCAGCATGTGGAGCAGCTTCTCCAGCAACCCGGTGGCTCCGCCTCCCATGTGCATCCCTATTGTCTGGCCCTGGACAATCTGAATATAGCCATTTACGCTTTGATCCAGCGAGGCTATATTGTGAAGTGCAGGGACTCGGGACAGATGAAGATCGCCGGGACGCCAGGAAAGTGCCTGAGGGAACTGGAAACCCAGCTCCTCGAGTACTGCCAACTAATGCCATTCGCTCAATACTCGACGGCGGCCAACCAGCAGGCCCAGTTCCACATAGCCAAGTTATAA
- the LOC108057525 gene encoding fatty-acid amide hydrolase 2 — protein sequence MSFWSHVLDALLALVHILSDRLLEFVLGWYLGEHKRVPGPPSLEQQQLLTKSAVELAQQIRERKLRSYDIVKAYCERIESVNRDLNAIVDGPFPEALDQAREIDRRLAKKEYSDEDFRRQPFLGVPFSTKDSTAVAGKLHTLGLLSRKEERSSTDAECVRLMKESGAIIIATSNVPEVNKWIESRNMLIGCTNNPYDLRRSVGGSSGGEAALIAACCTGFGLGTDIGGSIRIPAFNCGVFGHKPTSGAVNMAGCTFRTGKEKETMVCAGPMSRSARDLLPMMQVLVEPSLKSKLKLDEQVDLKRLRYFYVSSNGMAQCNPINRETERVMYKIRKHFEGLSGKDVRHANIPNTKMTGKMWRYWMTQEPANFNLLLGNGAELNPFVELFKKILGQSDYSMAAIYGLIDSVLPKEKEKLMREATAKCRKSVQDLLGDDGVLFFHSSPRTAPFHFYPLVKFNDFAYFSLFNVLHLPATQVPMGLDSKGMPLGIQVVANPNNDRLCLAVAEELEKTFGGWVPPFPLKQ from the coding sequence ATGTCGTTTTGGAGCCACGTACTGGATGCCCTGCTGGCACTGGTCCACATCCTGAGCGACCGCCTGCTGGAGTTCGTTTTGGGCTGGTATCTGGGTGAGCACAAGCGAGTTCCGGGTCCACCGAGCCtcgaacagcagcagctgctgacCAAAAGCGCCGTGGAGTTGGCCCAACAGATCAGGGAACGCAAGCTGCGGAGTTACGACATCGTGAAGGCGTACTGCGAACGGATAGAGAGTGTTAATAGGGATCTAAATGCCATTGTGGATGGTCCCTTTCCGGAGGCACTGGATCAGGCACGCGAAATCGACAGGAGGTTGGCTAAGAAGGAGTACAGCGATGAGGATTTCCGGCGGCAGCCCTTCCTGGGTGTTCCTTTCTCCACCAAGGATAGTACTGCCGTAGCCGGGAAGCTCCATACCTTGGGTTTGCTATCCCGAAAGGAGGAACGTTCCTCCACCGATGCCGAATGCGTTCGCCTGATGAAGGAGAGCGGCGCCATTATCATTGCCACCTCCAATGTTCCAGAGGTCAACAAGTGGATTGAGTCGAGGAATATGCTGATTGGTTGCACCAACAATCCCTATGATCTCCGTCGCTCTGTGGGAGGTTCTTCTGGCGGAGAAGCAGCTCTAATCGCCGCCTGCTGTACGGGCTTCGGTCTGGGAACCGACATTGGTGGCTCCATCCGCATTCCCGCCTTCAATTGCGGCGTCTTTGGGCACAAACCCACTTCGGGAGCGGTGAATATGGCGGGCTGCACCTTTAGAACGGGCAAGGAGAAGGAAACAATGGTGTGTGCCGGTCCCATGAGTCGATCTGCTCGAGATCTCCTGCCCATGATGCAGGTTCTGGTGGAACCCTCACTCAAATCGAAGCTAAAACTGGACGAGCAGGTGGATTTGAAGCGGCTGCGTTACTTTTATGTTTCCTCCAATGGCATGGCTCAGTGTAATCCTATCAATCGGGAAACCGAGAGAGTTATGTACAAGATACGAAAACATTTCGAGGGGCTGAGCGGTAAGGATGTTCGCCATGCCAATATACCCAATACTAAGATGACCGGAAAGATGTGGCGCTATTGGATGACCCAGGAGCCGGCCAACTTTAATCTGCTGCTGGGCAACGGAGCCGAACTCAATCCTTTCGTAGAGCTCTTCAAGAAGATCCTGGGGCAAAGTGACTACAGTATGGCTGCTATTTATGGCCTGATCGATAGCGTTCTGcccaaggagaaggagaaactGATGAGGGAGGCCACGGCGAAGTGCAGGAAATCTGTACAGGATTTACTAGGCGACGATGGGGTACTGTTCTTCCACAGCTCGCCGAGAACAGCACCGTTCCACTTCTATCCGCTGGTCAAGTTCAATGATTTCGCCTACTTCAGCCTGTTCAATGTGCTCCATTTGCCGGCCACTCAGGTCCCGATGGGTCTGGATTCGAAGGGGATGCCTTTGGGCATCCAAGTGGTGGCCAATCCGAACAACGATCGTCTTTGCCTGGCGGTCGCCGAGGAACTGGAGAAGACCTTCGGTGGATGGGTGCCGCCGTTTCCCCTGAAACAATAG